A window of the Phycicoccus sp. M110.8 genome harbors these coding sequences:
- a CDS encoding ABC transporter permease has protein sequence MTWFLDHVGDVLDLAVQHAYLAGIPLVVGLVLALPLGWLARRYSWLYAPFTAGFGLLYTIPSLALFVILPLVTGYGILSPVNVIVALSLYTVALLVRTVADGLGAVPEAVENAATAMGYTRGKRFFAVELPLAVPVIAAGLRVAAVSNVSIVSVATVIGVQQLGLLFSDGFNRDFYDPLVVGILGCVALALLFDGIIITAARALTPWTRATGARA, from the coding sequence ATGACCTGGTTCCTCGACCACGTCGGCGACGTCCTCGACCTGGCCGTGCAGCACGCCTACCTCGCCGGCATACCGCTCGTCGTGGGACTGGTCCTCGCGCTCCCCCTCGGCTGGCTGGCGCGGCGCTACTCGTGGCTCTACGCGCCGTTCACCGCGGGCTTCGGCCTGCTCTACACGATCCCCAGCCTCGCGCTCTTCGTGATCCTTCCGCTCGTGACCGGCTACGGCATCCTCAGCCCGGTCAACGTCATCGTCGCCCTGTCGCTCTACACGGTGGCGCTGCTCGTGCGCACGGTCGCCGACGGGCTGGGTGCCGTGCCCGAGGCGGTCGAGAACGCCGCCACCGCGATGGGCTACACCCGCGGCAAGCGGTTCTTCGCGGTCGAGCTGCCGCTGGCCGTGCCGGTCATTGCGGCCGGCCTGCGCGTGGCGGCGGTGAGCAACGTCAGCATCGTCAGCGTCGCGACCGTGATCGGGGTGCAGCAGCTCGGCCTGCTCTTCAGCGACGGCTTCAACCGCGACTTCTACGACCCGCTCGTCGTCGGCATCCTCGGGTGCGTCGCGCTCGCCCTCCTCTTCGACGGCATCATCATCACGGCCGCCAGGGCGCTGACCCCGTGGACCCGCGCGACGGGGGCACGGGCATGA
- a CDS encoding aromatic amino acid ammonia-lyase produces MAQTVELTGADLDLESIAVLARGASVAAHPDSVARAARAHHDAAVVAERREVYGHTTGVGAAREELTGTDEEHGRRLLRTHAAGWGDPLPEPVVRAALAIRANQLLVGGSGARPELAVALADLAGMPADDLPVVHRHGSLGTADLTALAEVGLTLIGERDRARGPRRRVLHLDAGDALPLLSSNAFALGESALATRSVARTARAASTVCALTFVALRGNPEAFSEAAAHATPFPGAAEVAGHVRALVTGQPGRPAYIQDFFGLRTWPQVHGPLLDFAANLRTVVETAVNTASENPVFTPGPDGPQVAHHGGFHAAYLALGADSTLLALARSAAAVQSRVAHLLTGREGLPLFLADEVSGSSGLLIAEYVAASAVSVVRQSAAAPSAVQTAEVSAGIEDDASFAAAAAERLTRAAQAYRRLVAVELVCAVRAVRQSGKRPVGPLAEALARCDQLPADLADRDLAGDFEVAERVLEAYAAEPVPSAGGGPAS; encoded by the coding sequence GTGGCACAGACCGTCGAACTCACCGGGGCGGACCTCGACCTCGAGTCCATCGCCGTCCTCGCCCGCGGCGCATCGGTGGCAGCGCACCCGGACTCCGTCGCCCGGGCCGCCCGGGCCCACCACGACGCGGCGGTGGTCGCCGAGCGGCGCGAGGTGTACGGCCACACGACGGGCGTCGGCGCCGCGCGGGAGGAGCTGACCGGTACGGACGAGGAGCACGGCCGGCGGCTGCTGCGCACGCACGCCGCGGGGTGGGGCGACCCGCTGCCGGAGCCGGTCGTGCGCGCGGCCCTGGCGATCCGCGCGAACCAGCTGCTGGTGGGCGGTTCTGGCGCGCGGCCCGAGCTCGCGGTGGCGCTGGCCGACCTCGCGGGGATGCCGGCCGACGACCTGCCCGTCGTGCACCGTCACGGGTCGCTCGGCACCGCGGACCTGACCGCCCTGGCCGAGGTGGGCCTCACCCTGATCGGCGAGCGGGACCGTGCGCGCGGCCCCCGCCGGCGGGTGCTGCACCTCGACGCCGGCGACGCCCTCCCCCTGCTGTCCTCGAACGCGTTCGCGCTCGGGGAGTCCGCCCTGGCGACCCGCTCGGTGGCGCGGACGGCCCGAGCCGCCAGCACCGTCTGTGCCCTCACGTTCGTCGCCCTGCGGGGCAACCCCGAGGCGTTCAGCGAGGCAGCAGCGCACGCCACCCCGTTCCCGGGCGCAGCCGAGGTCGCGGGGCACGTCCGCGCCCTCGTGACCGGACAGCCGGGCCGTCCCGCGTACATCCAGGACTTCTTCGGCCTGCGCACCTGGCCGCAGGTCCACGGACCGCTGCTCGACTTTGCTGCGAACCTGCGCACCGTCGTCGAGACGGCCGTCAACACCGCCTCGGAGAACCCCGTCTTCACCCCCGGCCCGGACGGTCCGCAGGTCGCGCACCACGGCGGCTTCCACGCGGCATACCTCGCCCTCGGGGCGGACTCCACGCTGCTGGCCCTCGCGCGCTCCGCCGCCGCCGTGCAGTCGCGCGTGGCCCACCTGCTCACCGGCCGGGAGGGGCTGCCCCTCTTCCTCGCCGACGAGGTCTCGGGGTCCTCGGGCCTGCTCATCGCCGAGTACGTCGCGGCGTCGGCGGTCTCCGTGGTGCGCCAGTCCGCGGCGGCGCCGTCGGCGGTGCAGACCGCCGAGGTCTCGGCCGGGATCGAGGACGATGCGTCGTTCGCGGCCGCCGCCGCGGAGCGGCTCACCCGGGCCGCACAGGCCTACCGGCGGCTGGTGGCGGTCGAGCTCGTGTGCGCCGTGCGGGCGGTGCGGCAGTCGGGCAAGCGTCCCGTCGGGCCGCTCGCCGAGGCGCTGGCGCGGTGCGACCAGCTGCCCGCCGACCTCGCCGACCGCGACCTGGCCGGCGACTTCGAGGTGGCCGAGCGGGTGCTCGAGGCGTATGCCGCGGAGCCCGTGCCGAGCGCGGGCGGCGGTCCGGCCTCCTAG
- a CDS encoding alpha/beta hydrolase has translation MPASRLLWPTELAQPDAVVLVLHGGREHGHDAVRDWQAAVWRMRPFERAVARAGRGRVAVASIRYAVRGWNADEASPLVDTLLALEQIEARHPGVPVGLLGHSMGGRVALHLAGDERVRAIAALAPWVEAQDRARWHRGLHVLFMHGTRDRITSPRRSRAMADAMAAMGADVTYRDVHGDVHGMLRQPGRWHRESAEFLATHLTGPQARAQA, from the coding sequence ATGCCCGCCTCCCGCCTGCTGTGGCCCACCGAGCTCGCCCAGCCCGACGCCGTCGTCCTCGTCCTGCACGGAGGCCGTGAGCACGGCCACGACGCCGTGCGCGACTGGCAGGCCGCCGTGTGGCGGATGCGGCCGTTCGAACGGGCCGTCGCGCGCGCCGGCCGGGGCCGCGTGGCGGTGGCGTCGATCCGGTATGCCGTGCGCGGCTGGAACGCGGACGAGGCGAGCCCGCTCGTGGACACCCTGCTGGCGCTCGAGCAGATCGAGGCCCGGCACCCCGGCGTGCCCGTGGGCCTCCTCGGCCACTCGATGGGCGGCCGGGTCGCCCTCCACCTCGCCGGCGACGAACGGGTCCGCGCCATCGCGGCCCTCGCGCCCTGGGTCGAGGCGCAGGACCGTGCCCGCTGGCACCGCGGCCTGCACGTCCTGTTCATGCACGGCACCCGCGACCGGATCACCTCCCCCCGGCGCTCACGAGCGATGGCCGACGCCATGGCCGCCATGGGGGCCGACGTCACCTACCGCGACGTGCACGGCGACGTCCACGGGATGCTGCGCCAGCCGGGCCGCTGGCACCGCGAGTCCGCCGAGTTCCTCGCCACCCACCTGACCGGGCCGCAGGCCCGGGCCCAGGCCTAG
- a CDS encoding ABC transporter permease, which yields MNGVLTWLTDPMNWSGPAGIPAQTVSHLWYSGLSLLVAALIAIPAGLAVGHTGRGRFLVVGLAGAARAIPSLGLLYLMVLWLFPRLTGDSAFLVPCLVVLVVLAIPPIMAGAYAGVEGVDPAARDAARGMGMTGGQVLAKVEVPNAMPLIFSGFRSATLQVIATATLAAVAGTGGLGRFLIDGQKVRDYPQMAGGALLVAVLALVVDLVLAVVQRYVVSPGLTGRGTGGGRRGRRRLARRANTPQDVEIREPRRTVDAQAS from the coding sequence ATGAACGGCGTCCTCACCTGGCTCACCGACCCGATGAACTGGTCGGGCCCGGCCGGCATACCCGCCCAGACGGTCTCCCACCTCTGGTACTCCGGGCTGTCCCTGCTCGTCGCCGCCCTCATCGCGATCCCGGCCGGGCTCGCCGTCGGGCACACGGGCCGCGGCCGCTTCCTCGTCGTCGGCCTCGCCGGTGCCGCGCGCGCCATCCCCAGCCTGGGCCTGCTCTACCTCATGGTGCTGTGGCTGTTCCCCCGGCTCACGGGCGACTCGGCGTTCCTCGTGCCGTGCCTGGTCGTGCTCGTGGTCCTGGCGATCCCCCCGATCATGGCCGGGGCGTATGCCGGTGTGGAGGGTGTCGACCCGGCGGCCCGGGACGCTGCGCGCGGCATGGGCATGACGGGCGGCCAGGTCCTGGCCAAGGTCGAGGTCCCCAACGCGATGCCGCTGATCTTCTCCGGCTTCCGCTCGGCCACCCTGCAGGTGATCGCCACCGCGACCCTGGCCGCCGTGGCGGGCACGGGTGGGCTGGGCCGGTTCCTCATCGACGGCCAGAAGGTCCGCGACTACCCGCAGATGGCGGGCGGGGCGCTCCTCGTGGCCGTCCTCGCCCTGGTGGTCGACCTGGTCCTCGCCGTCGTGCAGCGCTACGTCGTGTCGCCGGGACTGACCGGCCGCGGGACGGGCGGGGGCCGACGCGGGCGGCGCCGGCTCGCCCGCCGAGCAAATACCCCACAGGATGTAGAGATTCGCGAGCCGCGGCGTACCGTGGACGCCCAAGCCAGTTGA
- a CDS encoding DUF1062 domain-containing protein → MPTCLPVILRRCHACSSGRFRASGTFRVNAHHKLLDAWLLALCTRCGDTTKLTVVERMNVRVFPPDLLDRLHRNDPGLVAELLQDPVVLRRNRLALDWDDAWRLDTGDPIALGHEAIDISVHFAARIPVRPVRLIAEGFGLSRAEVERLLAEGNLVSGVRLTGRRSSDFAFTLKR, encoded by the coding sequence GTGCCCACCTGCCTGCCTGTCATCCTCCGCCGTTGCCACGCCTGTAGCTCGGGGCGCTTCCGGGCGAGCGGCACGTTCCGTGTCAACGCACACCACAAGCTCCTCGACGCATGGCTGCTCGCGCTGTGCACCAGGTGCGGGGACACCACCAAGCTCACGGTCGTCGAGCGGATGAACGTGCGCGTGTTTCCCCCTGACCTGCTGGACCGGCTGCACCGCAACGACCCCGGCCTGGTGGCCGAGCTGCTCCAGGACCCGGTCGTTCTACGCCGCAATCGGCTCGCCCTCGACTGGGACGATGCCTGGCGCCTCGACACCGGCGACCCCATTGCGCTGGGACACGAGGCGATCGACATCTCGGTCCACTTCGCGGCGCGGATCCCTGTCCGACCCGTGCGACTGATAGCCGAAGGCTTCGGCCTCTCACGAGCCGAGGTCGAGAGGCTGCTTGCGGAGGGGAACCTCGTATCGGGGGTGCGCCTGACGGGAAGGCGCTCGAGTGACTTCGCGTTCACGCTCAAGCGTTGA
- a CDS encoding flotillin family protein, whose translation MFGLNPVVLGVVALVALVIISVLAVVSRYKVAKPNEALLITGRKSSGEDLAGQKVVIGAGVFVLPVVQKMSVMDLSSREIELRVPNAVSKNNIKLTVDGIAIVKVGGTDEAVRAAAQRFGNQQAAITAFTERTLSGALRSIVGTLTVEEIIRDRAALGAQVAEVTEHALTGQGLTLDNFQVLDINDDTDYLRNLGRPEAARVEQDAKIAEADAMRNAEQRQLAAQQEVLASRRDFALREAQIKAETEAAQANAAAAGPLAAAAKQQEVLTAQSLVAERQAELTERQLDTEVRKPADAKRYAAQQDAEAARFTTEQNAAADKYSKVAQAQAQAETAKLTGEAERDRRAAIAAATKLEGEAEAAATLARGQAEAQTMEAKADALGKYGEAAKMQMLVEVLPQVARELASPMAAIDKLTVVSTDGAGALPKTVTNNFAQLQTMLRDATGVDLNGLMDGIAGRNGSSAAAAAGAATGAVVAGALADGGTEA comes from the coding sequence GTGTTCGGTCTCAACCCCGTCGTCCTCGGCGTCGTCGCCCTGGTCGCGCTCGTCATCATCTCGGTCCTCGCGGTCGTCTCGCGGTACAAGGTCGCCAAGCCCAACGAGGCCCTGCTCATCACCGGCCGCAAGAGCAGCGGCGAGGACCTCGCCGGGCAGAAGGTCGTCATCGGTGCCGGCGTCTTCGTCCTGCCCGTCGTGCAGAAGATGTCGGTGATGGACCTGTCCAGCCGCGAGATCGAGCTGCGCGTCCCGAACGCGGTGTCCAAGAACAACATCAAGCTCACCGTCGACGGCATCGCGATCGTCAAGGTCGGGGGCACCGACGAGGCCGTCCGCGCGGCCGCGCAGCGGTTCGGCAACCAGCAGGCGGCCATCACGGCATTCACCGAGCGCACCCTGTCCGGCGCCCTGCGCAGCATCGTCGGCACCCTCACCGTCGAGGAGATCATCCGCGACCGTGCCGCCCTCGGCGCGCAGGTGGCCGAGGTGACCGAGCACGCCCTCACCGGGCAGGGCCTGACCCTCGACAACTTCCAGGTGCTCGACATCAACGACGACACCGACTACCTGCGCAACCTCGGCCGCCCGGAGGCGGCCCGGGTCGAGCAGGACGCCAAGATCGCCGAGGCCGACGCGATGCGCAACGCCGAGCAGCGGCAGCTCGCCGCCCAGCAGGAGGTGCTGGCCTCCCGCCGTGACTTCGCGCTGCGCGAGGCGCAGATCAAGGCCGAGACCGAGGCGGCGCAGGCGAATGCTGCGGCCGCCGGGCCGCTCGCCGCCGCCGCCAAGCAGCAGGAGGTGCTCACCGCGCAGAGCCTCGTCGCCGAGCGCCAGGCCGAGCTCACCGAGCGCCAGCTCGACACCGAGGTGCGCAAGCCCGCCGACGCCAAGCGGTATGCCGCGCAGCAGGACGCCGAGGCCGCCCGCTTCACCACGGAGCAGAACGCCGCCGCCGACAAGTACTCCAAGGTCGCCCAGGCGCAGGCCCAGGCCGAGACCGCGAAGCTCACCGGTGAGGCGGAGCGCGACCGCCGCGCGGCGATCGCCGCCGCGACCAAGCTCGAGGGCGAGGCCGAGGCGGCTGCCACGCTCGCCCGCGGCCAGGCCGAGGCGCAGACCATGGAGGCCAAGGCCGACGCGCTCGGCAAGTACGGCGAGGCGGCCAAGATGCAGATGCTCGTCGAGGTGCTGCCGCAGGTGGCGCGCGAGCTAGCCTCGCCCATGGCGGCCATCGACAAGCTGACGGTGGTCTCGACCGACGGCGCCGGGGCCCTGCCCAAGACGGTGACGAACAACTTCGCCCAGCTCCAGACGATGCTGCGCGACGCCACCGGGGTCGACCTCAACGGCCTCATGGACGGCATCGCCGGGCGCAACGGCTCGAGCGCCGCCGCGGCTGCCGGCGCGGCCACCGGGGCGGTCGTTGCCGGGGCGCTCGCGGACGGCGGCACGGAGGCCTGA
- a CDS encoding ABC transporter ATP-binding protein, with translation MIVFDGVTKEYPDGTVAVDKLSFEAPTGKITVLVGPSGCGKTTSLRMINRMIQPTSGTISLDGRDTARMKESELRRGIGYVIQHAGLFPHRTVLDNVGTVPRLLGRDKRETEKRSMELLERVGLDPAFAKRYPAQLSGGQQQRVGVARALAADPPVMLMDEPFSAVDPVVREQLQDEFLRLQGELGKTIVFVTHDIDEAIKLGDQVAVLQVGGHLAQIAEPAYLLAHPVNDFVADFVGRDRGYRALSFQPTPKLPLRPERTITVGESTKDIDADWLLVVDEQNHPLGWVEPRRVDGEVASEHLHRGGTVARASGPLRSSLDAALSSPSRRGVIVDDSGSLVGTVRAHEVLTAIEDADRPELEDRDRPGAPVA, from the coding sequence ATGATCGTCTTCGACGGCGTGACCAAGGAGTACCCCGATGGCACCGTCGCCGTCGACAAGCTGAGCTTCGAGGCGCCCACCGGCAAGATCACCGTGCTGGTCGGGCCGTCCGGCTGCGGCAAGACGACGTCCCTGCGGATGATCAACCGGATGATCCAGCCCACCTCGGGGACCATCTCCCTCGACGGTCGTGACACCGCCCGGATGAAGGAGTCCGAGCTGCGGCGCGGCATCGGGTACGTCATCCAGCACGCGGGCCTGTTCCCGCACCGCACCGTCCTGGACAACGTCGGCACCGTCCCGCGACTGCTCGGGCGCGACAAGCGCGAGACGGAGAAGCGCTCCATGGAGCTGCTCGAGCGGGTCGGGCTCGACCCGGCCTTCGCCAAGCGGTACCCCGCCCAGCTCTCCGGTGGCCAGCAGCAGCGCGTCGGCGTCGCCCGGGCGCTCGCGGCCGACCCGCCCGTCATGCTCATGGACGAGCCGTTCAGCGCCGTCGACCCCGTCGTGCGCGAGCAGCTGCAGGACGAGTTCCTGCGGCTGCAGGGCGAGCTCGGCAAGACCATCGTCTTCGTCACCCACGACATCGACGAGGCGATCAAGCTCGGCGACCAGGTGGCCGTGCTCCAGGTGGGCGGCCACCTCGCCCAGATCGCAGAACCCGCCTACCTGCTGGCCCACCCGGTCAACGACTTCGTCGCGGACTTCGTGGGCCGTGACCGCGGCTACCGTGCGCTGTCGTTCCAGCCCACGCCCAAGCTGCCGCTGCGCCCCGAGCGCACCATCACCGTCGGGGAGTCGACCAAGGACATCGACGCCGACTGGCTGCTCGTCGTCGACGAGCAGAACCACCCGCTCGGCTGGGTCGAGCCCCGGCGCGTCGACGGCGAGGTCGCCAGCGAGCACCTGCACCGCGGCGGCACGGTGGCCCGTGCCAGCGGCCCGCTGCGCTCGTCCCTCGACGCAGCCCTGTCCAGCCCCAGCCGCCGCGGCGTCATCGTCGACGACTCCGGCTCCCTCGTCGGCACGGTGCGGGCGCACGAGGTGCTCACCGCGATCGAGGACGCCGACCGGCCCGAGCTGGAGGACCGCGACCGCCCCGGGGCCCCGGTCGCATGA
- the dcd gene encoding dCTP deaminase, with product MLLSDRDIIAEIDAGRVVLDPWDPEMVQPSSIDVRLDKYFRLFDNHKYPYIDPAEDQPDLTRLVEVSDGEPFVLHPGEFVLGSIYETVTLPDDVAARVEGKSSLGRLGLLTHATAGFVDPGFTGHVTLELSNVATLPIKLWPGMKIGQLCFFRLSSPVDNPYGSAKYGSHYQGQRGPTASRSFKNFHTSKV from the coding sequence GTGCTGCTGAGCGACCGCGACATCATCGCCGAGATCGACGCCGGGCGGGTCGTCCTCGACCCCTGGGACCCCGAGATGGTCCAGCCGAGCAGCATCGACGTGCGCCTCGACAAGTACTTCCGGCTGTTCGACAACCACAAGTACCCCTACATCGACCCGGCCGAGGACCAGCCCGACCTCACCCGCCTCGTCGAGGTCAGCGACGGCGAGCCGTTCGTCCTGCACCCGGGCGAGTTCGTCCTCGGCTCCATCTACGAGACCGTGACGCTGCCCGACGACGTCGCCGCCCGGGTCGAGGGCAAGTCGAGCCTGGGCCGCCTCGGGCTGCTCACCCACGCGACCGCCGGCTTCGTCGACCCCGGCTTCACCGGCCACGTCACCCTCGAGCTGAGCAACGTCGCGACCCTGCCGATCAAGCTGTGGCCCGGCATGAAGATCGGCCAGCTCTGCTTCTTCCGCCTCTCCAGCCCGGTCGACAACCCCTACGGCTCGGCCAAGTACGGCTCGCACTACCAGGGCCAGCGCGGCCCCACGGCCAGCCGCTCGTTCAAGAACTTCCACACCAGCAAGGTCTGA
- a CDS encoding VOC family protein has product MDLPKLTHVRVNVRHLAASIDWYERLLGVPARGHWPPQAPTYVHFDLGPTQFALGQYEPAPATGARFNVEVDDVDGWWRRLGEDVDVLEPLMNTPYGTRKFTIRDPDGNELGFVQA; this is encoded by the coding sequence GTGGACCTCCCCAAGCTGACGCACGTGCGCGTGAACGTACGGCACCTCGCGGCATCCATCGACTGGTACGAGCGTCTCCTAGGAGTGCCTGCTCGTGGCCACTGGCCGCCGCAGGCCCCGACATATGTCCACTTCGACCTCGGGCCGACCCAGTTCGCGCTCGGCCAGTACGAGCCCGCGCCGGCAACGGGAGCTCGATTCAACGTCGAGGTGGACGACGTCGACGGGTGGTGGCGGAGGCTGGGGGAGGACGTCGATGTCCTCGAACCCCTGATGAACACGCCCTACGGAACGCGCAAGTTCACGATCCGTGACCCCGACGGCAACGAGCTGGGGTTCGTCCAGGCGTAG
- a CDS encoding ABC transporter substrate-binding protein — translation MKLTRMTVTVATVAALLGTAACGSSGGDPLATKTSSSSAGGSSSGITVGSADFPESALLAEIYAGALEAKGIKVTKRLNIGAREAYIPALQDGSIDLIPEYTGVLTQYFNKNAKATDADGVYSELKSSLPATLTVLDKSAAEDKDALVMKKSKADQLGVKSIADLKGKSQDLTVGGPPEWKTRLTGLPGFKKIYGLEFKTFRPLDAGGPLTLAALKNGQIDAGDLFTTDPNIAANDLVALEDPKSMYAAQNVVPLITKSKSNDTIAGALNAVSAKLDTQTLAALLKEVVVDKKDASAVAKEFLGKNGLG, via the coding sequence GTGAAGCTGACCAGAATGACCGTGACCGTGGCCACCGTGGCCGCGCTGCTGGGGACGGCCGCCTGTGGCAGCTCCGGTGGGGACCCGCTCGCGACCAAGACCAGCAGCAGCTCAGCCGGGGGCTCGAGCAGCGGCATCACCGTCGGCTCGGCCGACTTCCCGGAGAGCGCCCTGCTCGCCGAGATCTACGCCGGTGCCCTCGAGGCCAAGGGCATCAAGGTGACCAAGCGGCTCAACATCGGTGCGCGTGAGGCGTACATCCCGGCCCTGCAGGACGGGTCGATCGACCTCATCCCGGAGTACACCGGGGTCCTGACCCAGTACTTCAACAAGAACGCCAAGGCGACCGACGCCGACGGCGTCTACTCCGAGCTCAAGTCCTCCCTGCCGGCGACGCTGACCGTGCTCGACAAGTCGGCGGCCGAGGACAAGGACGCCCTGGTGATGAAGAAGTCCAAGGCCGACCAGCTCGGGGTGAAGTCGATCGCCGACCTCAAGGGCAAGAGCCAGGACCTCACCGTCGGCGGCCCGCCGGAGTGGAAGACCCGCCTCACGGGCCTGCCCGGGTTCAAGAAGATCTACGGCCTGGAGTTCAAGACGTTCCGGCCGCTCGACGCCGGTGGCCCGCTCACCCTGGCTGCCCTGAAGAACGGCCAGATCGACGCCGGTGACCTCTTCACCACCGACCCCAACATCGCGGCCAACGACCTCGTCGCGCTCGAGGACCCCAAGAGCATGTACGCGGCGCAGAACGTCGTCCCGCTCATCACCAAGAGCAAGAGCAACGACACCATCGCCGGCGCGCTCAACGCCGTCTCGGCCAAGCTCGACACGCAGACCCTGGCGGCCCTGCTCAAGGAGGTCGTCGTCGACAAGAAGGACGCGTCGGCGGTGGCCAAGGAGTTCCTCGGCAAGAACGGCCTCGGCTGA